In a single window of the Micromonospora inositola genome:
- a CDS encoding NACHT domain-containing protein yields the protein MGATGVRSIGRKGSRVGQVAFGPLFEGRNVLLGAPGAGKSTMAQKIALDVASADQEGSALVPFLVVLRNFTAEFQQVGRTLDEFLEMQCADPYGLKPPNDAVPYLLQNGARGRHPRRSRRADPGVA from the coding sequence CTGGGTGCGACCGGAGTTCGGTCGATTGGGCGAAAAGGCAGTAGAGTCGGCCAAGTCGCCTTCGGGCCACTGTTCGAAGGACGGAACGTCCTGCTGGGCGCCCCCGGCGCAGGTAAGTCCACGATGGCCCAAAAAATAGCGTTGGATGTCGCGAGCGCGGATCAAGAGGGGAGCGCGCTGGTTCCCTTCCTGGTCGTCCTCCGCAACTTCACAGCCGAGTTTCAGCAGGTCGGCCGGACGCTGGACGAGTTCCTCGAGATGCAATGTGCCGACCCGTACGGACTGAAACCGCCTAACGACGCGGTGCCCTACCTGCTCCAGAACGGGGCGCGCGGTCGTCATCCTCGACGGTCTCGACGAGCTGACCCGGGTGTGGCTTAG
- the uppS gene encoding polyprenyl diphosphate synthase, producing the protein MMQLVRRAAYQLYARRLRAQLADKSLPRHIAMVMDGNRRWARQMGFDDPGLGHRYGAEHIHEVLGWCSEMGIRYVTLFVASVDNMRKRGSDEVENLMRMIEDVVAEPFLRPANPWQLHLAGRADILPDSTRHALKLAENATRERAADFHLTVAIGYDGREEIVSAVRSLLEQEAQAGATLDDVAQRLTADALAAHLYTGGQPDPDLVIRTSGERRMSGFLLWQAAYSELYFCDVYWPGFRKIDFLRALRSFSARRRRFGA; encoded by the coding sequence ATGATGCAGCTCGTACGTCGCGCGGCCTACCAGCTCTACGCCCGCCGTCTTCGAGCCCAGCTGGCCGATAAGTCACTGCCGCGGCACATTGCCATGGTCATGGACGGGAACCGCCGGTGGGCCAGGCAGATGGGCTTCGACGACCCCGGGCTGGGCCACCGGTACGGCGCAGAGCACATCCACGAGGTTTTGGGCTGGTGTTCCGAGATGGGCATCCGCTACGTCACCCTCTTCGTCGCCTCAGTCGACAACATGCGCAAACGCGGATCCGACGAGGTCGAGAACCTGATGCGGATGATCGAGGACGTCGTCGCGGAGCCATTCCTGCGTCCGGCCAATCCGTGGCAGCTTCACCTGGCCGGCCGCGCGGACATCCTTCCCGACTCGACACGCCACGCACTGAAGCTTGCCGAGAACGCCACCCGTGAGCGAGCTGCCGACTTCCACCTCACCGTCGCCATCGGCTACGACGGCCGCGAGGAGATCGTCAGTGCGGTTCGTTCCCTGCTGGAGCAAGAGGCACAAGCGGGCGCCACACTCGACGACGTCGCGCAACGCCTGACCGCCGACGCCCTCGCGGCGCACCTTTACACCGGCGGCCAACCCGACCCTGATCTCGTCATCCGCACGAGTGGAGAACGCCGCATGTCCGGGTTCCTACTTTGGCAGGCCGCCTACTCCGAGCTGTACTTCTGCGACGTTTACTGGCCTGGCTTCCGGAAGATCGACTTCCTCCGCGCCCTACGCTCCTTCTCGGCCCGCCGTCGGCGATTCGGAGCGTGA
- a CDS encoding NACHT domain-containing protein, with protein MTGIVELIAGEAIKTIVGKVAASVYGSAAEGSRHRVDIDLGSLVLSDGAEAAVVLTYEQEQQISSLLKSPEVFALAAAYVLVLNTQARTRDLGGWAEECENAFQTLFASRVPGIPAASDETAALIWRIIVENLKLILPTVDGLRRLSDDDIDSLLAGDTGFNQKKPAPLYVRRIVAIARDVARAKQIRELCVDISCGMQEATSELRLEHTQEHHRFSHDALYVSRTLSPARQGDPVEANHVLADPHPGTNLVIIGHPGAGKSTFVTRLAGQIAQREESDYAPVIVRCREFGSDADVDVTDQVALSIKRATGIDVTEDDLRDLLSVGRCFLIFDGVDELVDIQARRSLIGRIEMVAYRYPLTSIVCTTRKIGYESARFESPRFSVHELHEYTPDQVEEYATRWFKLMERPKTDRMAFVRESEDIQEIRRNPLMLSLLCTLYRVRGYIPMNRRDVYKDCADLLFYGWDALRHIPQPVDHRRYGHTLMEELADFFFKFPSTGAGVEEGQLTRLIGIYFQDTAGVQASEADQRAAEFLSFCANRAWLLTATGFNARGQRLFAFTHRTFMEFYAAEAVVRRARSEDDVLQTAAQVYRDNPSSVLPDLIVQAYENKTHRGAEMLLRRLIKDPSQGGKLSGSPPYPLCLRILNATPVGAPLVRDVLTSTFRAWAQLSDDVKKGAFISLLQLYKDPRLICIGMLTGSGEGHPQDTVGFRKVFVECWAALWLLGEADLFLDEWGRVADEIVEADNLVDCADSEVLQSYLTLTGHLDPQTGKSFYSQLVLACFGEMTPGLLLQAIQKLSVGQEEETDRAIIAIHGRRLATSPPKIHPIQEKRLSQVLANLVPRMADFTQAAIQVEGAFAVLMWLACFAAEEYPGDLHPFHEVARGILPDDLLLRILATRSKSLVDEGDMADDLEGVKPLNRRERRAVAESGPSWLQRWMNGRLGLTF; from the coding sequence ATGACAGGCATTGTCGAGCTGATCGCTGGCGAAGCGATCAAGACCATCGTCGGCAAGGTCGCCGCGTCGGTTTACGGCAGCGCTGCTGAAGGCAGCCGGCACAGAGTTGACATCGACCTAGGCAGCCTAGTGCTCAGTGACGGAGCGGAAGCTGCGGTGGTCTTGACCTATGAGCAGGAACAGCAGATTTCCTCCTTGCTCAAGTCTCCCGAGGTCTTTGCTCTGGCAGCGGCATACGTCCTCGTGCTGAATACGCAGGCGAGAACAAGAGACCTTGGCGGATGGGCTGAGGAGTGCGAAAATGCGTTCCAAACACTCTTCGCATCCCGCGTTCCCGGCATCCCGGCGGCGTCGGACGAGACGGCAGCCCTCATTTGGCGCATTATCGTAGAGAACCTCAAACTCATCCTGCCAACGGTTGATGGTTTGAGGAGGCTAAGCGATGACGATATTGACAGCTTGCTAGCGGGTGACACAGGGTTCAACCAAAAGAAGCCAGCGCCGCTCTACGTACGGCGCATAGTCGCAATTGCGCGTGACGTGGCAAGAGCAAAACAGATTCGGGAACTGTGCGTCGATATCAGCTGCGGGATGCAAGAAGCCACCTCCGAGCTGAGGCTTGAACACACGCAGGAGCACCACAGGTTCTCTCATGACGCGCTCTATGTCAGCAGGACGCTTAGCCCGGCTCGACAAGGCGATCCCGTCGAGGCCAACCATGTCCTGGCTGACCCTCATCCGGGGACGAATCTAGTAATCATTGGCCATCCGGGAGCAGGCAAGAGTACCTTCGTCACCCGGCTCGCCGGACAGATTGCCCAACGCGAGGAAAGTGACTATGCGCCAGTCATCGTGAGGTGCAGGGAATTTGGCTCTGACGCAGACGTAGATGTCACGGATCAAGTAGCGCTGTCGATAAAGCGGGCCACCGGCATTGATGTCACCGAAGATGACCTTCGGGACTTACTCTCGGTTGGGCGCTGCTTCCTAATCTTCGACGGTGTCGACGAACTCGTTGACATTCAGGCTAGAAGAAGTCTAATTGGCCGCATCGAGATGGTCGCGTACAGGTATCCCCTTACATCGATTGTCTGCACCACTCGGAAGATTGGTTACGAATCGGCTCGCTTCGAGAGCCCGCGATTCTCTGTTCACGAACTGCATGAATATACCCCCGATCAAGTCGAGGAATATGCGACGCGGTGGTTCAAGCTCATGGAGCGGCCGAAAACAGACAGAATGGCCTTCGTTAGGGAATCTGAGGATATCCAAGAGATCCGCCGGAATCCTCTAATGCTTTCACTTCTCTGCACTCTCTACAGAGTTCGGGGATACATACCGATGAACCGTCGGGACGTGTATAAGGACTGTGCTGACCTCCTCTTCTACGGCTGGGATGCTCTCCGGCATATCCCACAACCCGTCGACCATCGACGTTATGGCCACACCCTTATGGAAGAACTTGCGGACTTCTTTTTCAAATTTCCTTCAACGGGAGCTGGCGTAGAGGAAGGTCAACTCACTCGCCTCATCGGAATATACTTCCAAGACACTGCCGGCGTCCAAGCGTCCGAGGCGGATCAACGGGCGGCAGAGTTTCTTAGCTTTTGCGCGAACAGAGCCTGGTTGTTGACAGCTACGGGATTTAACGCGCGCGGCCAGCGTCTGTTCGCTTTTACGCACCGAACTTTTATGGAGTTCTACGCAGCTGAAGCAGTTGTCCGGCGTGCTCGGAGCGAAGATGACGTCTTACAGACAGCGGCTCAGGTCTATCGGGACAACCCGAGCTCGGTCCTGCCAGATCTCATCGTACAAGCATACGAGAACAAGACTCATCGCGGTGCCGAAATGCTACTTCGGCGGTTGATTAAAGACCCATCGCAGGGAGGGAAGCTCAGCGGGTCCCCGCCATACCCTCTCTGCTTGCGTATCTTGAACGCAACGCCCGTCGGAGCACCCCTCGTCCGCGATGTGCTTACGAGTACCTTCAGGGCCTGGGCGCAACTGTCTGACGACGTGAAGAAGGGCGCCTTTATCTCGTTACTGCAGCTGTACAAGGACCCGCGACTGATCTGCATCGGGATGTTGACCGGAAGTGGCGAGGGACATCCTCAGGATACCGTGGGGTTCCGAAAGGTCTTCGTGGAGTGTTGGGCAGCGCTTTGGCTCCTAGGCGAGGCTGACCTTTTCCTAGATGAGTGGGGTCGAGTTGCCGATGAAATTGTCGAGGCAGACAATTTGGTGGATTGCGCCGACTCGGAGGTCCTACAGTCCTACCTGACTCTAACGGGACATCTCGATCCACAAACGGGGAAGAGCTTCTACAGCCAGCTGGTGTTGGCGTGCTTTGGAGAGATGACACCAGGCCTGTTGTTGCAGGCTATACAGAAGCTTTCAGTTGGCCAGGAGGAGGAAACGGACCGGGCCATTATCGCGATTCATGGCCGCAGGTTGGCGACTAGCCCGCCGAAGATCCACCCCATCCAAGAGAAGCGCCTGTCACAGGTGCTGGCTAATTTGGTTCCTCGGATGGCTGATTTTACGCAGGCTGCTATTCAGGTGGAGGGCGCGTTTGCGGTACTGATGTGGCTAGCGTGCTTTGCGGCGGAAGAATATCCTGGGGATCTGCATCCCTTTCACGAAGTAGCCCGCGGCATCTTGCCGGATGATTTGTTGCTTCGGATTCTTGCTACTCGGTCTAAGAGTTTGGTTGATGAAGGTGACATGGCCGACGATCTAGAGGGTGTTAAACCTCTGAATCGGCGAGAGCGGAGGGCAGTTGCTGAATCCGGCCCCAGCTGGCTCCAGAGGTGGATGAACGGCCGATTGGGACTCACGTTTTAA
- a CDS encoding replication initiator: MSTPLDLSRPGLAAGRGAQVLYRAAAPDFFGWLEHTRPAGGCARPIRLAGILAAIDVDTGRIVSEQHTDQLPDRALYKACGNRRESQCPDCAWVYQGDAYQVVRCGLTGGKGLPASVGRHPVVFATFTAPSFGSVHHRHVRRHSCSTRQRCDCRPDPCHARRTAGTCPHGLPAVCFARHGADDPRLGQPLCLDCYDHDHQVIWNHFSGELWRRTKQAMDRHLAAHCRRRGIPFVRVVTAAGKVRWLPPVRVSHGKVAEMQRRAAVHFHCLLRLDGVDPDDPDALVPPPAGITIDDLEEAVHAAARQITVTTPEHPDRPEGWVVAWGEQVDVRRINSASGELTDSMVAAYLAKYATKSTEATGHRSTRLTADTIGDYADPEGDHLARLIHACWRLGRPTHNATATGAATTGGHQGHLDDNPNPYAGLRRWAHMLGFGGHFLTKARRYSVTFGLLRDTRTTYRRTEDDESTASITVATLTYVGSGWLNDGDALLANTAARQRRESRRIGREELAHEAWLAGAAA; encoded by the coding sequence GTGTCCACCCCGCTTGACCTGTCCCGGCCTGGCCTCGCCGCCGGCCGTGGCGCCCAAGTTCTCTATCGCGCCGCCGCCCCGGATTTCTTCGGCTGGCTGGAACACACCCGCCCCGCCGGCGGCTGCGCCCGCCCGATCCGCCTCGCCGGCATACTCGCCGCCATCGACGTCGACACCGGTCGGATCGTGAGCGAGCAGCACACCGACCAGCTGCCCGACCGGGCGCTCTACAAGGCGTGTGGCAACCGCCGCGAATCGCAGTGCCCGGACTGCGCCTGGGTCTACCAGGGCGACGCCTACCAGGTGGTGCGTTGCGGCCTTACCGGCGGCAAGGGCCTACCCGCCTCCGTCGGCCGGCACCCGGTCGTCTTCGCCACCTTCACCGCACCCTCGTTCGGCTCGGTCCACCACCGGCACGTCCGCCGCCACAGCTGCTCGACCCGGCAGCGCTGCGACTGCCGCCCGGACCCCTGCCACGCCCGCCGCACCGCCGGCACCTGCCCGCATGGGCTGCCCGCCGTGTGCTTCGCCCGCCACGGCGCTGACGATCCGCGGCTTGGGCAGCCGTTGTGCCTGGACTGCTACGACCACGACCACCAGGTCATCTGGAACCACTTCTCCGGCGAGCTATGGCGGCGCACCAAGCAGGCCATGGACCGCCACCTCGCTGCCCACTGCCGCCGACGCGGCATCCCCTTCGTCCGGGTGGTCACTGCCGCTGGCAAGGTCCGCTGGCTCCCGCCCGTGCGCGTGTCGCACGGCAAGGTCGCCGAGATGCAGCGCCGTGCAGCAGTCCACTTCCACTGCCTGCTGCGCCTGGACGGCGTCGACCCCGACGACCCGGACGCCCTCGTGCCGCCGCCAGCCGGCATCACCATCGACGACCTGGAGGAAGCCGTCCACGCCGCCGCCCGCCAGATCACCGTCACCACGCCCGAACACCCCGACCGACCCGAAGGCTGGGTGGTCGCCTGGGGCGAGCAGGTTGACGTCCGGCGAATCAACAGCGCCAGCGGCGAACTGACGGACAGCATGGTGGCCGCCTACCTGGCCAAGTACGCCACCAAGTCGACCGAGGCCACGGGCCACCGCTCCACCCGACTCACAGCCGACACGATCGGCGACTACGCCGACCCGGAAGGCGACCACCTCGCCCGCCTCATCCACGCCTGCTGGCGACTCGGCCGCCCCACCCACAACGCCACCGCGACTGGCGCCGCAACGACCGGCGGCCATCAAGGCCACCTTGACGACAACCCGAACCCCTACGCCGGGCTGCGTCGCTGGGCACACATGCTCGGCTTCGGCGGCCACTTCCTCACCAAAGCCCGCCGCTACTCCGTCACCTTCGGCCTGCTCCGCGACACCCGCACCACCTACCGCCGCACCGAAGACGACGAGTCCACCGCCAGCATCACCGTCGCCACCCTCACCTATGTCGGGTCCGGCTGGCTCAACGATGGTGACGCTCTCCTCGCCAACACCGCCGCCAGACAGCGCCGGGAGAGCAGACGCATCGGCCGGGAAGAACTCGCCCATGAAGCCTGGCTCGCCGGGGCGGCCGCATGA
- a CDS encoding excisionase family DNA-binding protein, whose translation MSRNLTPRWYSPAEVAVLLGFGISKVKMKIATGELRSIKDGKYRRILPEWVDDYIRQQVKRQEVA comes from the coding sequence ATGAGCCGTAACCTCACCCCGCGCTGGTACTCCCCCGCCGAGGTCGCCGTCCTGCTCGGCTTCGGTATCTCCAAGGTCAAGATGAAGATCGCCACCGGCGAGCTGCGCTCCATCAAGGACGGCAAGTACCGCCGCATCCTGCCCGAATGGGTCGACGACTACATCCGCCAGCAGGTCAAGCGCCAGGAGGTCGCCTGA
- a CDS encoding tyrosine-type recombinase/integrase, with protein sequence MPARARANGEGSIFPYRNGFAAYVWVTKPDGKRTRKYVYGKTREAVHNKWIKLHQQAKQGPVATSVPTVGSFLTRWLSEIIEPNRAPLTYATYETIVRRYIAPGLGAKRLDRLQSRDVQTWINHVARTCQCCAQGKDAARPKDKRRCCAVGRCCQAVPSTRTVSDIRAALRAALTHAQTEDLITKNPAASVTLATVRRRRGQSWSSDEARRFLESARHDEETLYAAYALVLVTGLRKGEVLGLTWEDVDLDAGELTIGRQLQRVRGHLLHRDTKTQASDATLPLPDICATALQIRKAQRDEARAAAGNAWHENDLVFTTCYGTPIEPRNFQRSWQTRCEKAKVKPITVHDARRTCATLLADLDVHPRVVMQILRHARFSVTMEIYTQVSSKATLDALKRLGDSLGH encoded by the coding sequence ATGCCAGCCCGTGCCCGCGCCAACGGCGAAGGCTCGATCTTCCCGTACCGCAACGGCTTCGCCGCCTACGTCTGGGTCACCAAGCCCGACGGCAAGCGCACGCGCAAGTACGTCTACGGCAAGACGCGGGAGGCAGTCCACAATAAGTGGATCAAGCTGCATCAGCAGGCGAAACAGGGACCGGTGGCGACCAGCGTCCCGACGGTCGGCAGCTTCCTCACCCGGTGGCTATCGGAGATCATCGAGCCGAACCGGGCACCGCTGACCTATGCGACCTACGAGACGATCGTCCGCCGCTACATCGCCCCCGGCCTCGGGGCCAAGCGGCTCGACCGGCTCCAGTCGCGGGACGTGCAGACCTGGATCAACCACGTGGCTCGGACCTGCCAGTGCTGCGCCCAGGGCAAGGACGCCGCTCGGCCCAAGGACAAGCGGCGCTGCTGCGCCGTCGGCCGGTGCTGCCAGGCCGTCCCGTCGACCCGCACGGTCAGCGACATCCGGGCCGCCCTGCGGGCCGCCCTCACCCACGCCCAGACCGAAGACCTCATCACCAAAAACCCAGCGGCATCGGTCACCCTCGCCACCGTCCGCCGCCGACGCGGCCAGTCCTGGTCGAGCGACGAGGCCCGCCGGTTCCTGGAATCGGCCCGCCACGACGAGGAGACGCTTTACGCCGCTTACGCCCTGGTCCTCGTCACCGGCCTACGCAAGGGCGAAGTCCTGGGACTGACATGGGAGGACGTCGACCTCGACGCCGGAGAGCTGACCATCGGCCGCCAACTGCAACGGGTCCGCGGCCACCTCCTGCACCGCGACACCAAGACCCAGGCCTCCGACGCCACCCTCCCCCTGCCCGACATCTGCGCAACGGCACTACAAATCAGGAAGGCACAACGGGACGAGGCACGAGCAGCCGCCGGCAACGCGTGGCACGAGAATGACCTCGTATTCACCACCTGCTATGGCACACCCATCGAGCCGCGCAACTTTCAACGGTCCTGGCAGACAAGATGCGAGAAGGCGAAAGTCAAGCCGATCACCGTCCACGACGCGCGCCGCACCTGCGCCACCCTCCTGGCCGACCTCGACGTCCATCCCAGAGTCGTCATGCAGATCCTCCGGCACGCCCGCTTCTCCGTGACCATGGAGATCTACACGCAGGTCTCGTCGAAGGCGACCCTCGACGCCCTCAAGCGCCTCGGTGACTCACTCGGCCACTGA
- a CDS encoding TIGR02611 family protein, which translates to MDPTTTADPPKGAARAAERRGYGVSTERDSGDPRGTSGGTASRAGAAVPAPRRGGWRGRVNTTLDLIRANPTGRITLKIFIAIAGAIVVTVGIALIPLPGPGWLLVIAGLGIWAVEFHWARRLLGFTRRHVQAWTRWVTSRSFPVRFVLGAVGLVFVATVVWLSLKYSLGIDLVARTLHYLATH; encoded by the coding sequence ATGGATCCGACGACCACGGCCGACCCGCCGAAAGGAGCGGCCCGAGCAGCCGAAAGGCGGGGGTACGGGGTGTCGACGGAGCGGGATTCCGGTGATCCGCGCGGCACCTCCGGCGGCACCGCCTCGCGGGCCGGCGCCGCGGTTCCGGCACCTCGTCGTGGCGGCTGGCGGGGGCGGGTGAACACGACCCTCGACCTGATCCGCGCCAACCCCACCGGCCGGATCACCCTCAAGATCTTCATCGCCATCGCGGGCGCCATCGTCGTCACCGTCGGTATCGCGCTGATCCCGCTGCCCGGGCCCGGCTGGCTGCTGGTGATCGCCGGGCTGGGCATCTGGGCGGTCGAGTTCCACTGGGCGCGGCGGCTGCTCGGCTTCACCCGACGGCACGTCCAGGCGTGGACGCGTTGGGTCACCAGCCGGTCATTTCCGGTGCGGTTCGTGCTCGGTGCGGTCGGCCTCGTCTTCGTGGCCACGGTGGTGTGGCTGTCGCTCAAGTACAGCCTCGGGATCGACCTGGTGGCCCGGACGCTGCACTACCTCGCGACGCACTGA
- a CDS encoding SsgA family sporulation/cell division regulator — protein sequence MSVIRPTTVEVETSLRLVAPDATALPVRASLRYDPADPYAVHVLFHAESAGGEAVSWSFARELLVTGLDEPAGIGDVRVWPWATPRGDFVALALSSPDGNALFEVPRSVLVRFLRRTYVVVPRGREAEHLDVDTAVNRLLAGR from the coding sequence ATGAGTGTCATCCGACCGACGACCGTAGAGGTCGAGACGTCGCTAAGGCTCGTCGCGCCTGACGCCACCGCATTGCCGGTGCGTGCCAGTCTGCGTTACGACCCTGCTGACCCGTATGCGGTCCATGTCCTGTTCCACGCCGAATCCGCCGGCGGCGAGGCGGTGAGCTGGTCGTTCGCGCGCGAACTGCTGGTCACCGGGCTCGACGAGCCGGCCGGCATCGGCGACGTCCGAGTCTGGCCCTGGGCCACCCCGCGCGGCGACTTCGTCGCGCTCGCGCTGTCGTCCCCGGACGGCAACGCCCTCTTCGAGGTCCCGCGCAGCGTGCTCGTCCGCTTCCTGCGCCGGACCTACGTCGTCGTCCCGCGCGGCCGCGAGGCCGAGCACCTGGACGTCGACACGGCGGTCAACCGGCTGCTCGCCGGCCGCTGA
- a CDS encoding glucose 1-dehydrogenase, translating to MTDLFSVEGKTVLVTGGSRGIGLMIARGFVQAGAKVIISSRKADVCERVARELAAEGHCEAIPADLSRDEGAQGLAAAVRERTDRLDVLVNNAGATWGAPLEEYPEAAFDKLWAVNVKAVFRLTTALLPALRAAAGADDPARVINIGSIDGLRVPFMEVYAYSATKAAVHMLTRSLAHQLAAERITVNAIAPGPFESRMMAFALDDPAARSAIEQQVPLGRIGRPEDMAGTAIYLSSRAGAYLTGAVIPVDGGITTHG from the coding sequence ATGACGGATCTGTTCTCGGTCGAAGGCAAGACCGTCCTGGTCACCGGCGGCTCGCGGGGGATCGGGCTGATGATTGCCCGGGGCTTCGTGCAGGCCGGCGCGAAGGTCATCATCTCCTCGCGCAAGGCCGACGTCTGCGAGCGGGTGGCCAGGGAGCTCGCCGCCGAGGGGCACTGCGAGGCGATCCCGGCGGACCTGAGCCGCGACGAGGGCGCGCAGGGGCTGGCCGCCGCCGTACGGGAGCGCACCGACCGGCTCGACGTGCTGGTCAACAACGCCGGCGCGACCTGGGGCGCGCCGCTGGAGGAGTATCCGGAGGCCGCGTTCGACAAGCTCTGGGCGGTCAACGTCAAGGCCGTCTTCCGGCTCACCACCGCGCTGCTGCCGGCGCTGCGCGCGGCAGCCGGCGCCGACGACCCGGCTCGCGTGATCAACATCGGGTCGATCGACGGCCTCCGGGTGCCGTTCATGGAGGTGTACGCGTACTCGGCCACGAAGGCGGCGGTGCACATGCTCACCCGCAGCCTCGCCCACCAGCTGGCCGCCGAGCGGATCACGGTCAACGCGATCGCGCCCGGGCCGTTCGAGAGCAGGATGATGGCGTTCGCGCTGGACGACCCGGCCGCCCGGTCGGCGATCGAGCAGCAGGTGCCGCTCGGCCGGATCGGCCGCCCCGAGGACATGGCGGGCACCGCGATCTACCTGTCGTCCCGCGCCGGGGCGTACCTGACCGGGGCGGTGATCCCCGTGGACGGTGGGATCACCACGCACGGCTGA
- a CDS encoding helix-turn-helix transcriptional regulator yields the protein MVTSGQLSPATRTDLSPAEGDADEITTGALGDLTAESGWRRPVLLDADLLILVTGGHGSAELDFRALPCRPGTLVRARPGQVLRCLGAHLDATVVRWGAGTLRGLDVDPDAVPTYRQLAGEDEDAVIGEVTQLAVDAERHRGVPAARALLRHQLAVLLLRLTLLGSPEERPAPRPESETFHRLCREVERGYQHTRRVEDYAAQLGCSVRTLTRACLAVTGRSAKQVIDERVALQASRLLAATDEPIARIGRRLGFPEPTNFGRFFTREIGVSPGSFRATREQPLAVRMVRPRPPADAPVPNGRA from the coding sequence ATGGTCACTTCCGGTCAGCTCTCCCCGGCAACCCGTACCGACCTGTCCCCCGCCGAGGGGGACGCCGACGAGATCACCACCGGCGCGCTCGGCGACCTGACGGCCGAGTCCGGCTGGCGCCGCCCGGTGCTGCTCGACGCCGACCTGCTGATCCTGGTCACCGGCGGACACGGCAGCGCCGAGCTGGACTTCCGGGCGCTGCCCTGCCGGCCCGGCACCCTGGTGCGGGCCCGCCCCGGCCAGGTGCTGCGCTGTCTCGGCGCCCACCTGGACGCGACCGTGGTGCGCTGGGGCGCCGGGACGCTGCGCGGGCTGGACGTCGACCCGGACGCGGTGCCGACGTACCGGCAGCTCGCCGGTGAGGACGAGGACGCGGTGATCGGCGAGGTCACCCAGCTGGCGGTGGACGCGGAGCGGCACCGGGGGGTGCCCGCCGCCCGGGCGCTGCTCCGGCACCAGCTCGCCGTGCTGCTGCTGCGGCTGACCCTGCTCGGCAGCCCGGAGGAGCGGCCCGCGCCGCGCCCCGAGTCGGAGACCTTCCACCGGCTCTGCCGTGAGGTCGAACGCGGCTACCAGCACACCCGCCGGGTCGAGGACTACGCCGCGCAGCTCGGCTGCTCGGTGCGGACCCTCACCCGGGCCTGCCTGGCGGTGACCGGCCGCAGCGCCAAGCAGGTCATCGACGAGCGGGTGGCGTTGCAGGCCAGCCGGCTCCTGGCCGCCACCGACGAGCCGATCGCCCGGATCGGCCGCCGGCTCGGCTTCCCCGAGCCGACCAACTTCGGCCGGTTCTTCACCCGGGAGATCGGGGTCAGCCCGGGATCGTTCCGGGCCACCCGGGAACAGCCCCTGGCTGTCCGGATGGTGCGCCCGCGCCCGCCCGCCGACGCGCCGGTGCCCAACGGCCGGGCATGA
- a CDS encoding RrF2 family transcriptional regulator gives MQISARGDYAVRAALSLATAYPALLSTQAIAAEQDMPRKFLEAVLADLRRAGIVRAQRGAEGGYTLARPPRDVTIGQILRAVDGPLAGVRGLRPEETQYAGAAENLPRLWVAVRAAVRQVVDEVSLAEMASGKLPGHVRKLIARPDAWEPR, from the coding sequence GTGCAGATCTCCGCGCGCGGCGACTACGCGGTCCGGGCGGCCCTGAGCCTGGCCACCGCGTACCCCGCCCTGCTGTCCACCCAGGCCATCGCGGCCGAACAGGACATGCCCCGCAAGTTCCTCGAGGCCGTCCTGGCCGACCTGCGCCGGGCCGGGATCGTCCGGGCCCAGCGCGGCGCCGAGGGCGGCTACACCCTGGCCCGCCCGCCCCGCGACGTCACCATCGGGCAGATCCTCCGCGCCGTCGACGGCCCGCTGGCCGGCGTGCGCGGGCTGCGTCCCGAGGAGACGCAGTACGCGGGCGCGGCCGAGAACCTGCCCCGGCTCTGGGTGGCCGTCCGCGCCGCCGTCCGCCAGGTCGTCGACGAGGTGAGCCTGGCCGAGATGGCCAGCGGGAAGCTCCCCGGGCACGTCCGCAAGCTGATCGCCCGCCCCGACGCCTGGGAGCCCCGCTGA
- a CDS encoding DUF4236 domain-containing protein — protein MGIQFRKRQKYGPLVLNFTENGYSSWSIKIGRWSWNSKSRAHRVDLPGPLSWKQDKSRA, from the coding sequence ATGGGTATTCAGTTCCGCAAGCGTCAGAAGTACGGCCCGCTGGTGCTGAACTTCACCGAGAACGGCTACTCCTCCTGGAGCATCAAGATCGGCCGCTGGTCCTGGAACTCGAAGTCCCGCGCCCACCGCGTGGACCTGCCGGGGCCGCTCTCCTGGAAGCAGGACAAGTCCCGGGCGTGA